From a single Alkalihalophilus pseudofirmus genomic region:
- a CDS encoding Asp23/Gls24 family envelope stress response protein, giving the protein MSIEMKTQLGVVDVSKDVVATIAGGAAVDCYGIVGMASQKQIKDGITDLLGKENFRRGVVIREIDEEIHIDMYIIVSYGTKISEVAYNVQTKVKYQLEQMLGLDVDSVNIFVQGVRVTNP; this is encoded by the coding sequence ATGTCCATTGAAATGAAAACCCAACTAGGTGTTGTAGATGTTTCTAAAGATGTAGTAGCTACAATTGCTGGCGGAGCAGCAGTCGATTGTTACGGTATTGTTGGTATGGCTTCCCAAAAGCAAATCAAGGATGGTATTACTGATTTGTTAGGAAAAGAAAACTTTCGCCGCGGTGTGGTAATTCGTGAGATCGATGAGGAAATTCATATCGATATGTACATTATCGTAAGCTATGGTACAAAAATTTCTGAAGTAGCTTACAATGTCCAAACGAAAGTGAAGTATCAGTTAGAACAAATGTTAGGGTTAGATGTTGATTCCGTGAATATTTTTGTTCAAGGCGTCCGCGTTACTAATCCGTAA